The DNA region CCTGTAATGATATTGCCGCCATCGTCGCGGACATCTATGGACCAAGGCGCGCTCTCGCTCTGGTGCACGTCGAAGCCGTAGTTGTCAATCATGAACCTGGCGTGGTTCATCTCGTGGATGCTACCAATGTCAATCAAGAACGGACCGTTCCATCGGAAGCCATAAAAGGCACCGGGCAGGATATCGTTGGGGTTGTAGGGATATCCCCACATCATGTCCACCGTGCGGTCAAGCCGATCCGGGTTGTTGGTGGCAATGCCGCCGTTCAGGGGCAATGCACCGTTCGGCACCACCACTACCTTGTCCAGCGACATTCTGTCCAGCGCACCGTTAGGGCAGAACGGGAACTTGGCTTTCGCGTGCATCTCGTTCCAGCGGCGTATCATCCGCTGCCCCCAATCCTCGAAGCCGTTCGCACCGTCGTTCAGCTTGTACTGATTCTCGTGGAAATAATCGTAGAGGCCCTGCTCCACCCACAGACCGACGAGGAGCGCGTTAGTTCTGATCTCCACGGTGTTGTTCAACTTGGTCAGCTCGGTGAGCAGGTTGTTGGGGTCGGCAACGATCTTCAGGTCGTGATCGGCGGGGTCCCAGTTCCAGTCGAAGGCCACCTGCACGGTCTGCCCTGCCGGAATCTGCACCATACCACCCAGTCCCGGCACGCCGTCGAAGTACCACAGGTACTCGACATCCTGGGTAACCGGTCCCCAGTTCTTGATATGTGCCAGGTAAGTCACCGCCTGGCCCACACTCGGCAGCCCGCTGCTGTAAGTCATATCATTGGGGTTGAACGACAGCCGGGGGGTGCGCTCGATGTAGAGCACGTTGATGTCGGGATAATCGTTCGCCTGTGCCCTCGGACCGTCGAACGGCCATGGTTGAGCACTACCCGCGAGCGCGAGGGCTGTGGGTATGAAGACGAGAAGTTGCCGAAGGCTTGAGCGCATATACTCCCCTTTCCGAGGCTTTTATCTTTGCAACAAGCCTTGCGTGCCGAGTCAGACGGCTCCGCACTCGTTGCGAGTTTGGGCGGGCCAACCGTCCCGAGCGACCCACGCTGAACCCTGCGTGGCAGGGCCGTACCCGATAGCCACGCTCAATGGAACGGACAACCAGAACGGCACTGCGGTTCCCGACGAGCGGCCCTGACCCGTTGAATGCTGGGCTCTGGGACCAGAAAAGGAAGAAGAATCCCGGCATGGAACCCCTCGCCTGGAGGCGAAACGATGATCGGGTTCTTTCGTTCGGCTTTGACGGCTGCGTCGCTCGGGGTGTTGGCCACGGGCGGCATCGGTTGCATGATGCCCCTGGTGCTGCTGATTCAGGATGATAGCGTTGCTCCCCACGCGGGGATGATCCGCTATCCGGATGTGAGTGCGAAGCACATCGTGTTCACATACTCGGGCAATCTGTGGGTTATGCCGCGGACCGGAGGGGTTGCACAGCCACTCACGAGCGCCGTCGGGGGTGAGGTCTTTGCCAAGTTCAGCCCAGACGGCTCGCAGGTGGCTTTCCTGGGCGGCTATGATGCCGGTTCGGATATCTACACGCTGCCGGTCGAGGGCGGAGTGCCGTTCCGCGTCACATACCATCCCAACCAAGAAATCCCGTGCGACTGGACGGCGTCCGGTGACATTCTCTTCTTTTCGTACGGCAGGGACTTGCATGGCTCGCAATCGCAACTGATGCGTGTGCCTGCATCTGGAGGGCAGCCCAAAAAACTCCCGGTGCCGTACGGCGCGAACGGAGCGATCAGCCCGGATGGAAAGTGGCTGGCTTACGTGCTGCACTCGACGGACTTCTCTACCTGGAAGCGGTACACCGGAGGGCAGGCGACGGACATATGGCTGTTCCACCTAGAAACCCACCAGTCGAAGAAGATCACGGACTGGATGGGCACGGACTCGCTCCCGATGTGGCATGGCGACACCGTGTACTACCTGTCCGACGACGGTCCGTCTCATCGCCTCAACATCTGGGCCTACGACACGAAGAGCGGTCGGCGACGACAGGTTACGAGGTATGCAGACTTCGACGTGAAGTGGCCTTCCATCGGACCGGGTCCCGATGGAAAAGGAGAAATCGTGTACCAGCACGGACCGGATATCCGCCTGCTCGACCTCGCTACGGGCGAGAGCAAGAGGGTGGAGGTTCGTATTCCGGGAGCTAGGCCGACGCTGAGGGCTCGCGCCGTCAACGCGGCGCGCTACCTTTCTTCCTTTGACCTATCGCCCACCGGAAAGCGCGTCGTGGTGTCGGCGCGGGGCGACGTTTGGTCGCTGCCCGCCGAAGAAGGCACGTTGCGCAACATGACGCGAACGAGCGGCGTGTTTGAGCGCGAGCCGACATGGAGCCCGGACGGCAAGTGGATCGCCTATTGGTCCGACGAGAGCGGGGAGTACGAGCTGTACCTGATGCCGTCGGACGGCTCGGGTGAGACGAAGAAACTCACTTCGCTCGGAGCGGGTTATCGCCAGAACCTGACGTGGTCGCCAGATTCGAAGAATCTCGTGTTCCAGGACGAGAAGGGCCGTATCTGTCTTATCTCGGCGGAAGGCGGCGAGCCGAAGGTGGTGGACACTGACGGAAGCGGCTACAACTCCAGGGTTGCGTGGTCTCACGATTCCTCCTGGCTGGTCTACACGAAGTTGTCGAACACCCGCCTGTCGGCAGTGTGGCTGTACAACGTAGCAGAAGACAAGGCGACGCAAGTCACGGCGGGCGTGTTCCCCGATAGCTGGCCCGTGTTCGACCGCAAGGGCGACTATCTGTTTCTCGCCAGCAATCGAAACGTGACTTCGCCCGTGTTCGACGAGTTCGGAGGGTGGAGAGCGGTTTACGCTAACACGGACGTGCTGCTCGCCGTGCCGTTGCGAAAAGATATCAAGTCGCCGTTCCTGCCCAAGAGCGACGAGGAGAGCTTCAAGAAGGACACTAAGCCTGCGGGGGAAGGTGACAAGAAGGACGACAAGCCGGCCAGTGACGGGGACAAATCGAGAGAAGAGGAGAAGCCCCTAGCAATAGACCTGGATGGGTTCGAATCCAGAGCTATTCGGCTACCAGTTCCTCCGGGCTCCTTTCACAGCCTGAACGTCACAGCGGACGGGAAATTGATGTACACGCGGAGCGGATCGGGCATCAAGCTGTTCGAGATGAGCGGACCGCAGGCGCAAGAGCAGCCGGTGCTCGCGGGGGTCGAGCAATTCACCATCTCGGCGGACGGCAAGAAGCTGCTCGTAGCCGTGGGTGATGGGCTGGCGGTCATCTCTGCGTCACCCAACCAGAAAACAGAGAAGATGGTACCGATGCAGGGCATGACTGCGAACGTCGAGCCTCGCGAGGAGTGGAGGCAGATATTCAACGATGCATGGCGGCTATTCCGTGACTACTTCTATGCTGGGAACATGCACGGCGTGGACTGGCCAGCTATCCGGGAGCAATATTCCAGGATGCTGGAAGACTGCTCGAGCCGGGGCGACCTGAACTACATTTTGGGTGAGATGATAGGCGAGCTCAACGTCGGGCACGCATACATCTGGGAGGTCGGCGACGTGGAGCAGGCACCTCCCGCAAACGTCGGGCTGTTAGGCTGCGACTACGAAGTCCACCGAGGAGCGTATCGCATCTCGCGGATTCTCGGTGGGGCCGCTTGGGATGACGATGCGCGTGGACCGCTGGGTCAGCCAGGAGTTGATGTGAAGGTGGGCGACTACGTGCTGGCAGTGAATGGTGTGCCTATAGACGTGAGCAAGGAGATTCACGCTGCGTTCCTAAACACCGCGGGGCGTACGATCACGATAACCGTGAGCGAGAACCCGGTGATGGACGAGAAGGCGCGCGACGTAGTGGTCAAGCCAACAGCCAACGAAGGAGCACTGCGCTACCGCACGTGGGTGGAGAAGAACCGTAAGTATGTCGAGGAGAGGAGTGGCGGGCGTGTCGGTTACATCCATGTGCCGGATACGGCTAACAACGGGCTGAACGAACTGAACCGCCAGTTCATCGGGCAGATGAACAAAGAAGCGCTCATCGTGGACGAGCGCTGGAACGGGGGTGGACAATCTCCTGACAAGTTCATCGAACTGCTCAATCGCCCTGCACTCTCATACTTCCACACACGGAACGGGCGAAACGACCCGGTGCCCGGCATCTCACACCTCGGACCGAAGTGCATGCTGATCAACTCGCTTGCCGGCTCCGGCGGCGACGCATTCCCTTACTACTTCCGCAAGGCAGGCGTTGGAAAGCTCATCGGCACGCGCACGTGGGGCGGCCTCGTCGGCCTCTCGTGGAATCCGGAACTGATAGATGGTGGGGTGCTTCGCGTACCCAGGCATGCCTTCTTCGAGACCGACGGCACGTGGGGAGTGGAGGGCTACGGCGTGGCCCCGGACATCGAGGTGGTTGACGATCCCGCGCTGATGGTAGATGGTGGCGATCCGCAGCTCGACGCTGCGATTCGACACATGCTGGACGAACTCAAGCGCAGGCCCTATGTGGCGCCCAAGACGCCCGAGTATCCGGACAGGAGCGGGATAGGACTGCATCCAAAGGA from Fimbriimonadia bacterium includes:
- a CDS encoding PDZ domain-containing protein: MIGFFRSALTAASLGVLATGGIGCMMPLVLLIQDDSVAPHAGMIRYPDVSAKHIVFTYSGNLWVMPRTGGVAQPLTSAVGGEVFAKFSPDGSQVAFLGGYDAGSDIYTLPVEGGVPFRVTYHPNQEIPCDWTASGDILFFSYGRDLHGSQSQLMRVPASGGQPKKLPVPYGANGAISPDGKWLAYVLHSTDFSTWKRYTGGQATDIWLFHLETHQSKKITDWMGTDSLPMWHGDTVYYLSDDGPSHRLNIWAYDTKSGRRRQVTRYADFDVKWPSIGPGPDGKGEIVYQHGPDIRLLDLATGESKRVEVRIPGARPTLRARAVNAARYLSSFDLSPTGKRVVVSARGDVWSLPAEEGTLRNMTRTSGVFEREPTWSPDGKWIAYWSDESGEYELYLMPSDGSGETKKLTSLGAGYRQNLTWSPDSKNLVFQDEKGRICLISAEGGEPKVVDTDGSGYNSRVAWSHDSSWLVYTKLSNTRLSAVWLYNVAEDKATQVTAGVFPDSWPVFDRKGDYLFLASNRNVTSPVFDEFGGWRAVYANTDVLLAVPLRKDIKSPFLPKSDEESFKKDTKPAGEGDKKDDKPASDGDKSREEEKPLAIDLDGFESRAIRLPVPPGSFHSLNVTADGKLMYTRSGSGIKLFEMSGPQAQEQPVLAGVEQFTISADGKKLLVAVGDGLAVISASPNQKTEKMVPMQGMTANVEPREEWRQIFNDAWRLFRDYFYAGNMHGVDWPAIREQYSRMLEDCSSRGDLNYILGEMIGELNVGHAYIWEVGDVEQAPPANVGLLGCDYEVHRGAYRISRILGGAAWDDDARGPLGQPGVDVKVGDYVLAVNGVPIDVSKEIHAAFLNTAGRTITITVSENPVMDEKARDVVVKPTANEGALRYRTWVEKNRKYVEERSGGRVGYIHVPDTANNGLNELNRQFIGQMNKEALIVDERWNGGGQSPDKFIELLNRPALSYFHTRNGRNDPVPGISHLGPKCMLINSLAGSGGDAFPYYFRKAGVGKLIGTRTWGGLVGLSWNPELIDGGVLRVPRHAFFETDGTWGVEGYGVAPDIEVVDDPALMVDGGDPQLDAAIRHMLDELKRRPYVAPKTPEYPDRSGIGLHPKDR